Proteins encoded by one window of Halichondria panicea unplaced genomic scaffold, odHalPani1.1 SCAFFOLD_26, whole genome shotgun sequence:
- the LOC135352014 gene encoding uncharacterized protein LOC135352014: MATTLMGHIEAFEPEADDWPQYAERMEEMFVANEMVGEGMAEKRRSVFLSVVGKRTYNILRSLLSPDKPSTKTFEELTAVLTSHFSPPPSEVIQRFRFYGRSRQPGESVSAFIAELRKLTEYCNFGASLNAALRDRIVGGINNEATQKRLLGERALTYQRAVEISQSVETSDANLREMKPVPIKTEPVFQIGRERQETQTANKLTQCSRCGTEGHLPTTCRFKDKYCNFCKKKGHIARVCRNRLQQAEAWRPKHSRKNVRYLEEETTSESEDAEDYIKMVADISQVKRRERSPPIRVTMSVSGVDLDFEVDTGASVSLMGEADYSKLFPKHPLVQSEVRLQTYLGEPISVVGSVVVKVEYGGQTADLPLIVVKGNGPTLLGRNWLKAIRLDWQSIIILSLLGCPRY, translated from the coding sequence ATGGCAACTACGCTGATGGGGCACATAGAGGCTTTCGAGCCTGAGGCAGACGATTGGCCGCAGTATGCAGAAAGAATGGAAGAGATGTTCGTAGCAAATGAGATGGTAGGAGAGGGTATGGCCGAGAAGAGACGATCTGTGTTTTTGTCCGTGGTGGGAAAGCGTACCTACAACATCCTGCGAAGCCTTCTCTCACCAGACAAACCTTCCACTAAGACGTTCGAGGAGTTGACGGCAGTACTGACGAGTCACTTCAGTCCACCGCCATCAGAAGTGATCCAAAGGTTCAGATTCTATGGCAGATCAAGACAACCAGGAGAGTCAGTGTCAGCGTTCATAGCTGAGTTGAGGAAGCTGACAGAATATTGCAACTTTGGAGCATCATTGAATGCAGCGTTGAGAGACCGAATAGTCGGCGGAATCAACAATGAGGCAACACAGAAAAGACTCCTGGGAGAGCGAGCATTGACTTACCAGAGAGCAGTAGAGATTTCCCAGAGTGTGGAGACGTCAGACGCTAACCTAAGGGAGATGAAGCCTGTCCCTATCAAGACAGAGCCAGTATTTCAGATTGGCAGGGAGAGACAAGAGACTCAGACAGCCAATAAACTGACACAATGTTCACGCTGTGGTACTGAGGGACATTTACCGACTACATGTCGGTTTAAAGACAAATATTGCAACTTTTGCAAAAAGAAAGGCCACATTGCTCGAGTGTGTAGAAATCGACTACAGCAGGCAGAGGCATGGAGGCCCAAGCACTCAAGAAAGAACGTTCGATACCTAGAGGAAGAAACTACTTCAGAGAGTGAAGATGCCGAAGACTACATCAAGATGGTGGCTGATATCTCTCAAGTCAAGAGGAGAGAAAGGTCACCACCCATCAGAGTAACAATGTCTGTGAGTGGGGTAGACCTAGATTTTGAAGTAGATACAGGTGCCTCTGTTAGCCTCATGGGAGAAGCTGATTACTCTAAGTTGTTCCCCAAACACCCACTAGTACAATCTGAGGTCAGACTACAGACTTACTTGGGAGAACCTATCTCTGTTGTTGGTAGTGTTGTGGTTAAGGTTGAATATGGAGGTCAAACCGCTGACTTACCACTGATTGTTGTCAAGGGAAATGGTCCCACATTGCTTGGTAGGAATTGGTTGAAGGCTATTAGGTTGGATTGGCagtctattattatactgagcCTGCTGGGTTGCCCAAGGTACTAG
- the LOC135352012 gene encoding uncharacterized protein K02A2.6-like, which translates to MGNLSTTLAPLYTLLKKSTTWNWSTDQEEAFQKSKQLLTSSNLLVRFDPTLPIVLACDASQYGIGAVLAHTMPDGSERPVGYVSRTLNDAEKNYAQLEKEGLALVFGVKKFYSYLFGHPFTLITDHKPLLGLLSECKSTSPQASARVKRWSLYLSMFEYMLTFRNTTAHANADALSRLPRAKQPKKHLKPAELVLLATHLENSPVSAEQIAEATRKDPVLSTISQYVNQGWPRATIPGQPQLRAYFDKKNELSTFEGCLLWGSRVIVPKPCQEAVLTQLHEGHQGIVRTKVLARMYVWWPGINQDIERTVKQCLPCQKIRAEPTEAPLHSWSWPTRPWARLHLDYAGPIEGKMVLVVIDAHTKWIEAIHTSTATSTAVIETCREKFAQFGLPETVVTDNGSCFTSAEFAAFLKANGIHHITTAPYHPASNGLAERAVQIVKAGLKKNQEGTFRSRLSKTLAAHRVTPHATTMKAPSDLLLGRRIRTRLDFLRSNTAERVEKQQSQQKKDHDNHSKLRVLSEGSMVFVRNMPSGEKWIPGVVLSSRGNVSYSVKLEGGRIRKCHIDQLRQRHVETERVEPCIPEDAPEEATVPANIESTSEQKADENVEGIPPDSRKEYPKRARRPVEWYDPSFV; encoded by the coding sequence ATGGGGAACCTGTCCACTACTCTAGCACCGCTATACACCCTGTTGAAAAAGAGCACAACGTGGAATTGGTCTACAGACCAAGAAGAAGCGTTCCAAAAGTCCAAACAGTTGCTAACCTCCTCAAACCTATTAGTTCGGTTCGACCCAACACTGCCGATTGTGTTGGCATGTGATGCCTCTCAGTACGGTATTGGGGCAGTACTCGCCCATACGATGCCAGATGGTTCCGAACGACCAGTTGGATACGTCTCGAGGACCTTGAACGATGCTGAAAAGAACTATGCTCAGCTAGAGAAGGAAGGGCTAGCCCTCGTCTTTGGAGTCAAGAAGTTCTATTCCTACTTGTTTGGGCACCCCTTCACACTGATCACAGACCACAAACCTCTGTTGGGACTACTGAGTGAGTGCAAGTCTACATCACCCCAAGCATCAGCCAGAGTAAAAAGGTGGTCACTCTATTTGTCGATGTTCGAATATATGCTCACTTTCCGGAACACTACAGCTCATGCAAACGCTGATGCATTGTCACGCTTGCCACGGGCCAAGCAACCCAAGAAACATCTCAAACCAGCTGAATTAGTATTATTGGCAACGCATCTCGAAAACTCTCCTGTGTCCGCGGAACAAATCGCTGAAGCCACACGGAAGGACCCGGTGCTCTCCACGATATCACAATATGTGAATCAGGGCTGGCCTAGAGCAACTATCCCCGGTCAACCACAGCTGAGAGCGTATTTTGACAAGAAGAATGAATTATCGACCTTCGAAGGATGTTTGTTGTGGGGATCCAGGGTCATAGTTCCAAAGCCGTGCCAAGAAGCAGTCCTCACACAATTACACGAGGGACACCAAGGAATTGTCCGAACGAAGGTTTTAGCCCGCATGTACGTATGGTGGCCAGGAATCAATCAGGACATTGAGAGAACCGTGAAACAATGTCTCCCATGTCAGAAGATCCGAGCTGAGCCAACCGAAGCTCCTTTGCACTCCTGGAGCTGGCCCACCAGGCCTTGGGCACGTCTACACTTGGACTATGCTGGCCCTATAGAAGGAAAAATGGTATTAGTAGTGATTGACGCCCACACGAAGTGGATCGAAGCAATTCACACATCCACAGCAACCTCCACGGCTGTAATCGAAACATGCAGAGAGAAGTTTGCTCAGTTTGGACTGCCAGAGACTGTGGTGACGGATAATGGAAGTTGTTTTACCAGTGCTGAGTTTGCAGCGTTCCTCAAGGCCAATGGTATTCACCACATCACGACAGCTCCATACCACCCTGCCTCAAACGGATTGGCCGAAAGAGCGGTGCAAATCGTCAAAGCAGGACTGAAGAAGAATCAGGAAGGAACTTTTCGTTCTAGGCTGAGCAAAACTCTTGCTGCACATAGAGTGACCCCTCATGCTACCACAATGAAGGCTCCTTCTGACTTGTTACTCGGAAGACGAATTCGAACGAGACTCGATTTTCTACGGTCTAATACAGCAGAGAGGGTTGAGAAACAACAATCACAACAGAAGAAAGATCACGATAACCATTCAAAGTTACGAGTTTTAAGTGAAGGGTCAATGGTATTTGTTAGAAATATGCCCTCTGGAGAAAAGTGGATCCCTGGGGTTGTGCTGAGCTCACGAGGAAACGTTTCCTATTCAGTGAAACTGGAAGGTGGCAGGATCCGGAAATGTCACATTGACCAATTGAGACAGAGGCATGTCGAAACCGAGAGGGTGGAACCTTGCATACCGGAGGATGCCCCCGAAGAAGCGACTGTGCCGGCTAACATTGAATCCACTTCTGAACAAAAGGCTGATGAGAATGTTGAAGGCATCCCACCAGATAGTCGAAAAGAGTATCCGAAGCGGGCTCGCCGTCCAGTGGAGTGGTATGACCCCTCGTTCGTATAA